The following are encoded together in the Oceanobacillus zhaokaii genome:
- a CDS encoding dynamin family protein, whose translation MKTMKLKEELKLHTTLPNLVALYQLMTDNGDQQTAEKILDLYEKLEKKEFTISFSGHFSAGKSSMINALINVDLLAKSPVPTSANIVKISAGDGSARVYFHNNEVIEFKEPYELEIIKAYSTDKETIKKIDIRISDAILPDGVSIIDTPGIDAADDTDRLITEASLHLVDVMFYVMDYNHVQSEVNLQFLKSIQEKGIPFYTIINQIDKHDESELSFRQYVSEIEQTFEQWGLLPKNIYFTSLLDETMQYNQFSTLKHFLYEQMYEEKNRLFQIDQSVHQVVSEHKGFLKQKYEESTNDLYQYTTTQIETSKLGIDSLTKQMNELKQVPLAFEKNFNKELQTTLDNAYIMPASLRDKVQLFLESQQKNFKVGLFSSAKKVTEEKNKRLSDFLTTLQGNIDALIEWKLREKFLKLANQYGIQDSEIQKQIQALTVDYNDADVINIIKPGAKANDDYVLVYTKDVTADIKQKFKEKAKQLLEGIKTNLEDDLRVKIEKVSSQLADHEQALATKAKYDSLQVELHAQYRQIDQQLESPSPSQLAYERLETARDKKLEIIKKVIPRLPNVITVNEAALEERHSIGRKQTNGFKVDSILMNIEKAIQVIEDLPSFASLKKDLINRQNQLTNRTYSIALFGAFSAGKSSFANALLGESVLPVSPNPTTAVVNRIQPVTETSKHGDVIISLKDEASLVNDLRLITKKFSPKATTLEELLDWVKMKQIHQDRKLNKMYQSYLHAILEGYEENKANIGKRLKISLEEFAAYVTDETKACYFEAIDLHYDCSLTRQGIVLVDTPGADSVNARHTNVAFEYIKHADAILYVTYYNHALSRADRDFLLQLGRVKESFELDKMFFIVNASDLAADQKELELVTDYVQEQLLQLGIRLPDLYPVSSKKSLADKQSNKRLNQQMQYFEDHFYQFIHHDLTALTVESARWDITRTYQTMKQTIETLQLDENQKEAYKQHLVEKKDCLASEIASIKAMVNEERLKQKIEKQLYFVIERLSIRFHDMYKEFFNPTTVTDSGRKARVQLRNNLEDLIDYVGNELYKELQAISLRIEQLTKVEVANVYKYITNKGKQADPIFVLPNFSEIDLETPKYELAFSKLDLGIFDGAISTFKSTKAFFEKNEKEQLKEQLFTILLPMVKDYINLNKAIMLEYYVEALNRFVGDIKGDAIDSVTILLNDHLEMMATAMDLSILSEKEKELKAIIEP comes from the coding sequence ATGAAGACAATGAAACTAAAAGAAGAGTTAAAATTGCATACGACGTTACCAAATTTGGTAGCGCTATATCAGTTAATGACTGACAATGGGGATCAGCAAACTGCTGAAAAAATACTAGATTTATACGAGAAACTAGAAAAAAAGGAATTTACAATTAGTTTTTCTGGGCATTTTTCTGCTGGGAAATCATCGATGATTAATGCACTTATAAACGTTGATCTTCTAGCAAAAAGTCCGGTGCCTACAAGTGCAAATATCGTAAAAATAAGTGCTGGCGATGGCTCTGCACGTGTTTATTTTCATAATAACGAAGTAATAGAATTTAAGGAACCATATGAGTTGGAAATCATCAAAGCCTACTCAACGGATAAAGAAACTATTAAAAAAATTGATATTCGAATTAGTGATGCAATTTTACCAGACGGTGTCAGTATTATCGATACACCTGGGATTGATGCGGCAGATGATACTGATCGATTGATTACGGAAGCATCTCTACATCTCGTTGATGTGATGTTTTATGTGATGGATTATAATCATGTGCAATCGGAAGTGAATTTACAGTTCTTAAAGTCTATTCAAGAGAAGGGAATACCTTTTTATACGATAATTAATCAAATCGATAAGCATGATGAAAGTGAATTATCATTTAGGCAGTATGTTTCAGAAATCGAACAAACATTTGAACAATGGGGTTTGTTGCCAAAGAATATCTATTTTACTTCATTATTGGATGAAACGATGCAATATAATCAGTTTTCGACGTTAAAGCATTTCCTTTATGAGCAAATGTATGAAGAAAAGAATCGTTTATTTCAAATTGATCAATCTGTTCATCAAGTAGTGAGCGAACATAAAGGATTTTTGAAACAGAAATATGAGGAATCAACGAATGATTTATACCAATACACTACAACACAAATAGAGACGAGTAAATTAGGAATCGACTCATTAACCAAGCAAATGAACGAGTTAAAGCAAGTACCTTTAGCATTCGAAAAGAACTTTAATAAAGAACTACAAACCACACTTGACAATGCCTATATCATGCCAGCTAGCTTGCGGGATAAAGTTCAATTATTCCTAGAGTCGCAGCAAAAGAATTTTAAAGTTGGTTTATTTTCTTCTGCTAAAAAAGTAACCGAAGAGAAAAACAAAAGGTTATCTGATTTTTTAACGACATTACAGGGGAATATCGATGCATTAATCGAATGGAAGCTTCGTGAAAAGTTTTTAAAACTGGCAAATCAATATGGAATACAAGATAGTGAGATACAAAAGCAAATTCAGGCATTAACGGTAGATTATAACGATGCGGATGTTATAAACATTATTAAACCAGGTGCAAAGGCTAACGACGATTATGTTCTTGTTTATACGAAAGATGTGACTGCAGATATTAAACAAAAATTTAAAGAGAAAGCGAAACAGTTACTTGAAGGTATTAAAACAAACTTAGAAGATGATCTTAGAGTAAAAATAGAAAAAGTGAGTTCACAGCTTGCGGATCATGAACAAGCATTGGCAACAAAAGCTAAATATGACAGTTTACAAGTAGAGCTCCATGCTCAGTACAGACAAATCGATCAGCAACTGGAATCACCGAGTCCATCTCAACTTGCATACGAGCGTCTTGAAACTGCTCGGGATAAAAAGTTGGAAATAATTAAAAAGGTCATTCCTCGGCTTCCGAATGTGATTACGGTAAATGAGGCAGCGCTAGAAGAAAGGCACAGCATTGGAAGGAAACAAACAAATGGTTTTAAAGTGGATTCAATACTAATGAACATCGAGAAAGCCATTCAAGTCATCGAGGATTTACCTAGTTTTGCATCTCTTAAAAAAGATCTAATTAATAGGCAGAATCAATTAACAAATCGTACGTATTCGATTGCATTGTTTGGAGCATTTAGTGCAGGCAAATCATCATTTGCGAATGCGCTTTTAGGCGAAAGTGTATTACCTGTTTCACCGAATCCAACAACAGCAGTTGTAAACCGGATTCAACCAGTTACCGAAACATCGAAGCATGGGGATGTAATCATATCTCTTAAAGACGAAGCTTCACTTGTAAATGATCTGCGTTTAATTACAAAGAAATTTTCTCCTAAAGCAACGACATTAGAAGAATTACTCGATTGGGTTAAAATGAAGCAAATCCACCAGGATAGAAAGCTAAATAAGATGTACCAATCTTATTTACATGCAATACTCGAAGGCTATGAGGAAAATAAAGCAAATATTGGCAAGCGATTAAAGATTTCACTAGAAGAATTTGCAGCTTATGTGACAGATGAGACAAAGGCATGTTATTTTGAGGCGATTGATTTGCATTATGATTGTTCACTAACAAGACAAGGGATTGTTCTCGTTGATACGCCAGGAGCGGACTCTGTTAATGCACGGCATACAAATGTTGCTTTCGAATACATCAAACATGCCGATGCCATTTTGTATGTCACGTATTATAATCATGCATTATCACGAGCCGATCGAGACTTCCTTCTCCAATTAGGACGAGTGAAGGAATCATTTGAACTGGATAAAATGTTCTTTATAGTCAATGCATCTGACCTTGCTGCTGATCAAAAGGAACTTGAATTGGTGACAGACTATGTACAGGAACAGTTATTGCAATTAGGGATTCGTCTCCCAGATTTATATCCAGTTTCGAGTAAGAAGTCACTTGCAGATAAACAATCAAATAAAAGGTTAAATCAGCAAATGCAATATTTTGAGGATCATTTCTATCAATTTATTCATCATGATTTAACTGCACTAACCGTTGAATCCGCCAGATGGGATATAACAAGAACATATCAAACGATGAAGCAGACAATTGAAACATTACAATTAGATGAGAATCAAAAGGAAGCATATAAACAGCATCTGGTAGAGAAAAAGGATTGCCTTGCTAGTGAAATTGCTTCTATCAAGGCAATGGTCAATGAAGAACGGCTGAAGCAGAAAATTGAGAAGCAATTATATTTTGTAATCGAACGTCTATCCATTCGGTTCCACGATATGTACAAGGAATTCTTTAATCCAACTACCGTTACGGATTCCGGTAGAAAAGCTAGGGTGCAATTAAGAAATAATCTTGAGGACTTAATTGATTATGTTGGAAATGAACTATATAAGGAGCTCCAAGCAATTTCATTACGGATTGAACAGTTAACCAAAGTTGAAGTTGCAAATGTATATAAGTACATTACTAATAAGGGAAAACAAGCAGATCCAATCTTTGTCCTGCCAAATTTTAGTGAAATTGATTTGGAAACGCCAAAATACGAACTCGCGTTCAGTAAGCTCGATTTAGGCATATTTGATGGTGCTATATCTACATTTAAAAGTACAAAAGCTTTCTTTGAAAAGAATGAAAAAGAACAGTTGAAAGAGCAGCTGTTTACTATTCTCTTACCTATGGTAAAAGATTATATCAACCTGAATAAAGCAATTATGTTAGAATATTACGTGGAGGCTCTCAATCGATTTGTAGGGGACATAAAAGGTGATGCAATTGATTCTGTAACGATACTGCTGAATGATCATTTAGAGATGATGGCAACAGCGATGGATCTATCCATATTATCGGAAAAAGAAAAGGAATTAAAAGCAATTATTGAGCCCTAA
- a CDS encoding 5'-3' exonuclease, protein MDRNKILLVDGMALLFRGFFATSFRGNFMRTSQGIPTNGIYQFIRYFTDAVNKFEPTHVICCWDMGSKTFRTDLYDGYKANRGAPPEELVPQFDLIKEVVDSFDMPNIGVVNFEADDCIGTLANDFRLEHDVIILTGDQDMLQLVEQGVEVAIMKKGIGNYDIFTIGNFYEKKGIMPKQVIDIKGLMGDTADNYPGVKGIGEKTATKLIQEYGSIDNLLDNLDQLPKGIQTKIKENIDLLHLSRNLAEIKCDVPITCSIETAIWQYDKAKIEAKFAELEFKNVANLF, encoded by the coding sequence ATGGATAGAAATAAAATACTTTTAGTAGATGGAATGGCGTTATTATTCCGTGGGTTTTTCGCTACTTCATTTAGAGGGAATTTTATGCGAACGAGTCAAGGGATACCAACGAACGGAATCTATCAGTTTATCCGCTATTTTACGGATGCTGTAAATAAATTTGAACCAACACATGTCATTTGCTGCTGGGATATGGGGAGTAAAACATTCCGCACAGACCTCTATGATGGGTATAAAGCAAATAGAGGGGCACCACCAGAAGAACTTGTCCCACAATTTGATTTGATTAAAGAGGTAGTAGACTCCTTTGATATGCCGAATATTGGTGTCGTGAACTTTGAAGCGGATGATTGTATTGGTACATTGGCAAATGATTTTCGCTTGGAACATGATGTCATTATCCTGACTGGTGACCAGGATATGCTGCAGCTTGTTGAACAAGGCGTTGAAGTAGCTATCATGAAAAAGGGTATCGGTAACTATGATATTTTTACAATCGGTAATTTTTATGAGAAAAAAGGGATTATGCCTAAGCAAGTAATTGATATAAAGGGATTAATGGGGGATACAGCAGATAATTATCCTGGAGTTAAAGGGATTGGTGAGAAAACGGCAACGAAACTGATTCAAGAGTATGGCTCTATTGATAATTTATTAGATAATCTCGATCAACTGCCTAAGGGCATCCAGACGAAAATAAAAGAAAATATTGACTTGCTGCATTTGTCTCGTAATCTAGCAGAAATTAAATGTGATGTGCCAATCACCTGTTCAATAGAAACAGCAATTTGGCAATATGATAAAGCGAAAATTGAAGCAAAATTTGCTGAACTAGAATTTAAAAACGTTGCAAATTTATTTTAA
- the cysK gene encoding cysteine synthase A: MRLVENMTELIGQTPMVKLNKLVPEDAANVFIKLEMFNPSKSVKDRAAYNMIKIAEEQGIIKPGDTIIEPTSGNTGIGLAMTAAAKGYKSILVMPDNSTMERRQILKAYGAKIVLTPNEEKMPGAIKKAMELKEEIPGSFIPQQFENQANPDIHRLTTAIEILEQMNDKLDAFVCTAGTGGTVTGTGETLKEKLPNLHIAVVEPKGSPVLSGGQPGKHILVGTSPGFIPSILNTDIFDEIIQMDDQDAIDMLRKLAQAEGIFLGPSGAAAVYAAIDVAKRLGKGKKVVCIAPDTGERYLSMNLFD; encoded by the coding sequence ATGCGATTAGTAGAAAATATGACAGAGCTCATCGGTCAAACCCCTATGGTTAAGCTTAACAAACTTGTACCTGAAGACGCTGCAAATGTATTTATTAAGCTAGAAATGTTTAATCCTAGTAAAAGTGTTAAAGATCGTGCAGCATATAATATGATTAAAATAGCTGAAGAGCAAGGGATAATTAAGCCTGGTGACACGATTATCGAACCAACTAGTGGAAATACTGGTATAGGACTAGCAATGACTGCTGCTGCAAAAGGATATAAATCTATTCTAGTAATGCCAGATAACAGTACAATGGAAAGAAGACAGATTTTAAAAGCATATGGAGCAAAGATTGTATTAACACCAAATGAAGAAAAAATGCCAGGCGCAATAAAGAAGGCAATGGAATTGAAAGAAGAAATACCAGGAAGTTTTATACCACAGCAATTTGAAAATCAGGCTAATCCTGATATTCACCGCTTAACAACAGCAATTGAGATTCTCGAACAAATGAATGATAAATTGGATGCATTTGTTTGTACAGCCGGGACAGGCGGAACCGTAACAGGAACAGGTGAAACGTTAAAGGAAAAGCTTCCTAATTTACATATCGCAGTTGTAGAACCTAAGGGGTCTCCTGTCCTGTCGGGCGGACAGCCTGGCAAACATATATTAGTTGGAACAAGCCCTGGATTTATTCCGTCCATTTTAAACACAGATATATTTGACGAGATTATCCAAATGGATGATCAGGACGCAATTGACATGTTACGCAAACTTGCACAAGCGGAAGGTATTTTTCTTGGTCCATCAGGTGCAGCTGCTGTATATGCTGCAATCGATGTTGCGAAGCGGCTCGGAAAAGGAAAGAAAGTTGTTTGTATCGCACCTGATACTGGAGAACGATATTTAAGCATGAATCTTTTTGATTAG
- a CDS encoding DNA alkylation repair protein, with translation MYIDQLIPFFKAGMNKEDAIEMEKYMRNKFPFLGIRAPERKNIMRRFYQESAIIKEPFQADFVASLWMQPEREYQYAAVDYIERSLKKLEKEHLLLMEKIITTKSWWDTVDLLAQKAVGKIAKDNAEVIHETIEGWASSDNIWLQRTAILFQLKYKENTDEELLYCYINLHKNSNEFFIQKAIGWALREYSKSNPTSVKRFIEGNELAKLSVREGSKYLD, from the coding sequence ATGTATATCGATCAGCTGATTCCATTTTTTAAAGCAGGGATGAATAAAGAAGATGCAATAGAGATGGAAAAGTATATGAGAAATAAATTTCCGTTTTTGGGAATACGAGCACCAGAAAGAAAAAATATTATGAGAAGGTTTTATCAAGAGTCAGCGATTATAAAGGAACCATTTCAAGCAGATTTCGTTGCTTCATTGTGGATGCAACCAGAAAGAGAATATCAATATGCTGCTGTTGATTATATTGAACGTTCGCTGAAGAAGTTAGAGAAAGAACATTTGCTATTAATGGAGAAAATTATTACGACTAAATCATGGTGGGATACCGTTGACTTGCTCGCACAAAAGGCAGTTGGCAAAATTGCGAAGGACAATGCTGAAGTCATTCATGAGACGATTGAAGGATGGGCATCAAGTGATAATATTTGGCTGCAGCGTACTGCTATACTATTTCAGTTAAAATACAAGGAAAATACTGATGAAGAATTACTATATTGCTATATAAATCTTCATAAGAATAGTAATGAATTTTTCATTCAGAAAGCGATTGGTTGGGCATTAAGGGAGTACTCGAAATCAAATCCAACATCTGTCAAACGGTTTATTGAAGGTAACGAGCTTGCTAAATTGAGTGTTCGTGAAGGAAGTAAATACTTAGATTAA
- a CDS encoding peptidylprolyl isomerase has product MKKVLLLIGVMIVGLLAACGTTSSDDDSNKNSSDQQASANYPSDVEENPVVTIIMENDQQIVLELYPETAPNTVANFISLAEEGYYNGLIFHRVIPQFMIQGGDPEGNGAGGPGYGIKGEFSSNGFENELIHERGVISMARSSAPDSAGSQFFIMVADSPHLDGEYASFGKVTDGMEVADNIVSVERGAADKPLEDQKIKTVEVDTKGYDYPKPEIIE; this is encoded by the coding sequence ATGAAAAAAGTGCTTTTATTAATAGGTGTAATGATTGTAGGTTTACTAGCAGCGTGTGGAACTACGTCGTCTGACGATGATAGTAATAAGAATAGTTCTGATCAACAAGCTTCAGCGAATTATCCAAGCGATGTTGAAGAAAACCCAGTAGTTACCATTATAATGGAAAATGACCAACAAATCGTCTTAGAATTGTATCCGGAAACTGCACCTAACACGGTTGCAAACTTTATCTCTTTAGCGGAAGAAGGATACTATAATGGATTAATTTTTCACCGTGTAATCCCACAGTTTATGATTCAGGGAGGGGATCCTGAAGGGAATGGAGCAGGTGGTCCTGGATATGGAATTAAAGGAGAATTTAGCTCCAATGGGTTTGAGAATGAATTAATTCATGAGCGTGGGGTTATATCGATGGCAAGATCAAGTGCTCCTGATTCTGCAGGTTCACAATTTTTTATTATGGTGGCGGATTCGCCACACCTTGACGGGGAATATGCCTCATTTGGAAAAGTTACAGATGGAATGGAAGTAGCGGATAATATTGTTTCAGTGGAACGTGGCGCTGCAGATAAACCACTCGAAGATCAGAAAATAAAAACAGTAGAAGTCGATACAAAAGGATATGACTATCCAAAACCTGAAATAATTGAATAA
- a CDS encoding thiol-disulfide oxidoreductase DCC family protein: protein MSKIILFDGVCNFCSNSVNFIIKRDKHATFKFGSLQSDIGIKLKNQTNLPEDTDSIVLMEDGKYYDKSTAALRISKELDGFWKFLYVFIIVPKPLRDLAYNYLAKNRYKWFGKKDQCMLPSPEIKSRFLKEEYDNNIM, encoded by the coding sequence ATGAGTAAAATTATCCTATTTGATGGTGTATGTAATTTTTGTAGTAATAGTGTTAACTTTATTATTAAACGTGATAAGCATGCGACTTTTAAATTTGGTTCGTTGCAAAGTGATATAGGCATAAAGTTAAAAAATCAAACCAATCTACCAGAAGATACAGACAGTATTGTCCTAATGGAAGACGGAAAATATTATGATAAATCCACTGCAGCACTTCGAATAAGTAAGGAATTAGATGGATTTTGGAAGTTTCTTTATGTGTTTATTATTGTTCCTAAACCGTTAAGGGACCTTGCTTATAATTATCTTGCAAAGAATCGATATAAATGGTTTGGTAAGAAGGATCAATGTATGCTTCCATCGCCGGAGATAAAAAGCAGGTTTTTAAAGGAAGAATACGATAATAATATTATGTAA
- a CDS encoding sigma-70 family RNA polymerase sigma factor, producing the protein MNELNQLAVTDEMMLDEREQIIDQLMREYSDDILHLVYTYVKNRTIAEDLAQEIFIKCYEKLNQFNQQSTIKTWLYRIASNHCKDYLRSWHYRKITLSNKVFDHIPSKSKQVEEEVIKHSEENSLTNAVMNLPLKYREVVFLHYYEELSLKEISKITSVNINTLKTRLKRAKELLKDKMIEEV; encoded by the coding sequence ATGAATGAACTAAACCAATTGGCGGTGACAGATGAAATGATGCTGGATGAGCGTGAGCAGATCATTGATCAATTAATGCGTGAATACAGCGATGATATCCTGCATCTTGTATATACATATGTAAAAAACCGAACCATAGCAGAAGATTTGGCACAAGAGATATTTATAAAGTGTTATGAAAAATTAAATCAATTTAATCAGCAGTCAACAATAAAAACTTGGCTATATCGCATTGCGAGTAATCATTGCAAGGACTATTTAAGAAGCTGGCATTATCGCAAAATAACGCTTAGCAATAAAGTATTTGACCATATCCCTTCTAAGTCAAAACAGGTGGAAGAGGAGGTTATCAAGCATAGTGAAGAAAATAGCTTAACGAATGCCGTCATGAATTTGCCTCTAAAGTACAGAGAAGTCGTATTTCTACATTATTATGAAGAACTGTCTTTAAAAGAGATAAGCAAGATTACTTCAGTAAATATAAATACATTAAAAACGAGATTAAAGCGTGCGAAGGAATTATTAAAAGACAAGATGATAGAGGAGGTTTAG
- a CDS encoding PadR family transcriptional regulator, whose translation MNDPFKNLKSSMEKSIFKDFSFSNERKNAVLEAIRTNQQSQFHTETIIAILESVQHESKDGYNISVQLFQKNERAFQKNEGQLYTLLHLLENKEMLTSNWINNKKYYSLNSKGKKYLATYKQDTTKQGLSLNPFITEASL comes from the coding sequence ATGAATGATCCATTTAAGAACCTGAAGAGTTCGATGGAAAAATCAATATTCAAGGATTTTTCTTTTTCTAATGAAAGAAAAAATGCCGTGCTTGAAGCCATTCGTACGAATCAGCAATCACAATTTCATACAGAAACCATTATAGCTATATTAGAATCTGTTCAGCATGAATCAAAGGATGGCTACAATATTTCTGTCCAACTTTTTCAAAAAAATGAACGTGCTTTCCAAAAAAATGAAGGTCAGCTTTATACACTGCTACATCTATTAGAAAATAAAGAAATGCTTACTTCAAATTGGATAAATAACAAGAAATATTATTCTTTAAACTCTAAAGGTAAAAAATACTTAGCTACTTATAAACAAGATACCACTAAACAAGGATTATCCCTTAATCCCTTCATAACGGAGGCATCTTTATGA
- a CDS encoding FtsW/RodA/SpoVE family cell cycle protein, with translation MSSPKFEEFLSKVTSKVKSTEAHNRIKKELTHHLQELSQSYKKRGFSEEDSDEKAIQEMGNPFIIGEKLNHLHKPKMDWILIVLFVIFASISFLPLVGGIPGISSSITHIMGRQAIWYSLAALVIIGFLFFNYQKSKNWWMHFYAIGLFIHVYLYLFGYTVNGAKRWISLPGLTVDGTILSLFFFFLAWAGIFNKINEFRSWKKQGFLLVLFWIPILLYMIVPNFMVGVIYFFCLLGMFTFARVHKKLAINLVVSNLVAGIIFIIMIITTTSHQSYFLTRLSTFINPNADPNGAGYMYMVVRNVLAEAGWFGNGLNNDLKFQLLPESHTDFAFPFLVYSLGWTFGIGLCLVLLIFILRISKNAFKTKDLYGRLIVIGGAVLFAVPTTWNILMAFGIVPIMEVSLPFISYGGSAILFYAAVLGFILNVYRRKDIVEPTIADDINI, from the coding sequence ATGAGTTCTCCCAAATTTGAAGAATTTTTAAGCAAAGTCACTTCCAAAGTCAAATCTACGGAGGCCCACAACAGGATAAAAAAAGAGCTTACTCATCATCTGCAAGAGTTAAGTCAATCTTACAAAAAAAGAGGATTTTCTGAAGAAGATTCAGATGAAAAGGCCATTCAAGAAATGGGAAATCCATTTATTATTGGAGAGAAATTAAATCACCTTCATAAGCCAAAAATGGATTGGATTCTAATTGTTTTATTTGTTATTTTTGCTAGTATCAGTTTTCTCCCGTTAGTTGGTGGAATTCCTGGGATTTCATCATCAATCACCCATATTATGGGGAGACAAGCTATCTGGTACTCCTTAGCTGCTCTTGTGATTATTGGGTTTCTTTTCTTTAATTATCAAAAATCAAAGAATTGGTGGATGCACTTTTATGCTATCGGCTTGTTCATTCACGTATATCTCTATTTATTTGGATATACGGTCAACGGAGCAAAAAGATGGATTTCACTTCCAGGCCTAACGGTCGATGGCACTATATTGAGTTTATTTTTCTTTTTCCTGGCTTGGGCCGGTATTTTTAACAAAATAAATGAGTTTCGCAGTTGGAAAAAACAAGGATTTCTTCTTGTTTTATTTTGGATTCCCATATTGCTCTACATGATAGTGCCAAACTTTATGGTTGGGGTCATTTACTTTTTCTGTTTACTAGGAATGTTTACATTTGCACGTGTTCATAAGAAATTAGCTATCAACCTAGTCGTATCAAATCTAGTGGCTGGTATCATCTTCATCATTATGATTATTACTACGACCTCACACCAAAGTTATTTTCTTACTAGATTATCTACTTTTATAAACCCAAATGCCGATCCAAATGGAGCCGGATATATGTATATGGTCGTTAGGAATGTCCTTGCAGAAGCGGGATGGTTCGGTAACGGACTTAATAATGATTTGAAATTTCAATTGTTGCCAGAATCACATACAGATTTTGCTTTCCCCTTCCTCGTCTATTCTCTTGGTTGGACATTCGGAATCGGTCTTTGTTTGGTTCTGCTGATTTTTATTTTAAGAATCTCAAAAAATGCATTTAAAACAAAAGATCTTTATGGGAGATTAATCGTAATCGGTGGTGCTGTATTATTTGCCGTTCCTACTACTTGGAATATATTGATGGCCTTTGGAATCGTGCCCATCATGGAAGTTTCCCTGCCGTTTATTAGTTATGGAGGAAGTGCAATCCTCTTTTACGCTGCTGTTTTAGGGTTCATTTTAAATGTTTATCGAAGAAAGGATATTGTAGAACCCACGATAGCAGATGATATAAACATTTAA